In the genome of Neovison vison isolate M4711 chromosome 3, ASM_NN_V1, whole genome shotgun sequence, one region contains:
- the NEUROD1 gene encoding neurogenic differentiation factor 1, whose amino-acid sequence MTKSYSESGLMGEPQPQGPPSWTDECLSSQDEEHEADKKEDDLEAMNAEEDSLRNGAEEEDEDEDLEEEEEEEEEDDDQKPKRRGPKKKKMTKARLERFKLRRMKANARERNRMHGLNAALDNLRKVVPCYSKTQKLSKIETLRLAKNYIWALSEILRSGKSPDLVSFVQTLCKGLSQPTTNLVAGCLQLNPRTFLPEQNQDMPPHLPTASASFPVHPYSYQSPGLPSPPYGTMDSSHVFHVKPPPHAYSAALEPFFESPLTDCTSPSFDGPLSPPLSINGNFSFKHEPSAEFEKNYAFTMHYPAATLAGAQSHGSIFSGAAAPRCEIPIDNIMSFDSHSHHERVMSAQLNAIFHD is encoded by the coding sequence ATGACCAAATCATACAGCGAGAGCGGGCTGATGGGCGAGCCTCAGCCCCAGGGTCCTCCCAGCTGGACAGACGAATGTCTCAGTTCTCAGGACGAGGAGCACGAGGCAGACAAGAAGGAGGACGACCTCGAAGCGATGAACGCAGAAGAGGACTCACTGAGGAacggggcagaggaggaggacgaggacgaggatctggaagaggaggaagaagaggaagaggaagacgaCGATCAAAAGCCCAAGAGACGGGGCcccaaaaagaagaagatgacCAAGGCGCGCCTGGAGCGTTTTAAGCTAAGGCGCATGAAGGCCAACGCCCGGGAACGGAACCGCATGCACGGGCTAAACGCGGCTCTGGACAACCTGCGCAAGGTGGTGCCCTGCTATTCCAAGACGCAGAAGCTGTCCAAAATCGAGACGCTGCGCCTGGCCAAGAACTACATCTGGGCTCTGTCAGAGATCCTGCGTTCGGGCAAAAGCCCTGATCTGGTTTCCTTCGTACAGACTCTCTGCAAGGGCTTATCCCAGCCCACCACCAACCTGGTTGCCGGCTGCCTGCAGCTTAATCCTCGGACTTTTCTGCCTGAGCAAAACCAGGACATGCCCCCGCACCTGCCTACTGCCAGCGCTTCCTTCCCTGTGCACCCCTACTCTTACCAGTCGCCGGGGCTGCCCAGTCCGCCCTACGGTACCATGGACAGCTCCCACGTCTTCCACGTTAAGCCGCCGCCGCACGCCTACAGCGCTGCGCTGGAGCCCTTCTTTGAAAGCCCCCTGACTGATTGCACCAGCCCTTCCTTTGACGGACCCCTCAGCCCGCCGCTCAGTATCAATGGCAACTTCTCTTTCAAACACGAACCGTCCGCGGAGTTTGAGAAAAATTATGCCTTTACCATGCACTATCCTGCAGCGACCTTGGCAGGGGCCCAAAGCCACGGATCAATCTTCTCGGGCGCCGCTGCCCCTCGCTGTGAGATCCCTATAGACAATATCATGTCCTTCGATAGCCATTCACATCATGAGCGAGTCATGAGTGCCCAGCTCAATGCCATCTTTCACGattag